A genomic window from Betta splendens chromosome 17, fBetSpl5.4, whole genome shotgun sequence includes:
- the LOC114844314 gene encoding neuropilin and tolloid-like protein 1 translates to MEAKLLPIALAASFISAELSDATATKTRAQVKNNSGVTPAGQCGTWVKEPDGGYFTSPNYPDKYPPERECIYIIEASPRQCIDLFFDEKHSIEPSWECKFDHIEVRDGPFAFSPIIGRYCGQEIPTYVRSSGRYLFIKFVADGELEAIGFSARYNFTQDPEFKDLGALPVLPLCEFELNGPEGFVESTQISKENRAQQNEAVDCRWYIKAPPRAKIYMRFLEYEMHNSNECKRNFVAIYDGSSSVEHLKNKFCSTVANDVMLVSSVGVVRLWADEGSRKSKFRILFTTFHAPPCEGDTFFCHSNMCINHTLVCNGIQNCVYPWDENHCKEKRKASILDTLDNTNLTIIGVTCGLVVILLIISVIIQIKQPRKKYIIRRDDFDPALLHPGFEPPHYELCTLRRAPSGDLADAALAEDFEKFHKLRRSSSKCIRDHHCGSQQGSAHGSVHGSRSNLSVRDATIAADGGALMPPLPPGMVNQQSPHLSHHNTPTGRRSIVVMKHSYSQDGADGYRGEEDDELMMDDGPTTSHHHMHHHQLHHGTSGLDHAVHRTLSNDF, encoded by the exons ATGGAGGCCAAACTGCTGCCTATCG CTTTAGCAGCGAGCTTCATCTCGGCCGAGCTGTCGGACGCCACAGCCACCAAAACAAGAGCTCAAG TGAAGAACAATTCAGGGGTGACCCCCGCTGGTCAGTGTGGCACGTGGGTGAAGGAGCCTGATGGGGGGTACTTCACCTCACCCAACTACCCTGACAAATACCCACCTGAGAGGGAATGCATCTACATCATAGAAG cctcccctcGACAATGCATCGACTTGTTCTTCGATGAGAAGCACTCCATCGAGCCGTCCTGGGAATGTAAGTTTGACCACATCGAGGTCCGCGACGGGCCCTTTGCTTTCTCGCCCATCATTGGTCGCTACTGCGGTCAGGAAATCCCTACGTATGTTCGCTCCAGTGGCAGGTACCTGTTCATCAAGTTCGTCGCTGATGGTGAACTGGAAGCCATTGGTTTCTCTGCACGCTACAACTTCACACAAG ATCCTGAGTTTAAGGATCTTGGGGCACTACCAGTTCTTCCAT tgtgtgagttCGAGCTGAACGGCCCAGAAGGCTTCGTAGAATCAACACAGATATCCAAGGAGAACCGGGCCCAGCAGAATGAGGCTGTGGACTGCAGATGGTACATCAAGGCCCCTCCGAGGGCCAAG ATCTACATGCGTTTTCTGGAGTACGAAATGCACAACTCAAACGAGTGCAAGCGGAACTTTGTCGCCATCTACGATGGCAGCAGTTCCGTGGAGCACCTCAAGAACAAGTTCTGCTCCACGGTGGCCAACGATGTGATGCTGGTGTCGTCCGTGGGCGTGGTGAGGCTGTGGGCCGACGAGGGCAGCAGGAAGAGCAAGTTCAGGATCCTCTTCACCACCTTCCATGCAC CTCCGTGTGAAGGTGACACTTTCTTTTGCCATAGCAACATGTGCATCAACCACACCCTGGTGTGTAATGGCATCCAGAACTGCGTCTACCCCTGGGATGAAAACCACTGTAAAG AGAAGCGGAAGGCCAGCATCCTAGACACGCTGGACAACACCAACCTGACCATCATCGGCGTCACCTGCGGCCTGGTCGTCATCCTGCTGATCATCTCTGTCATCATCCAGATCAAACAGCCTCGAAAAAAATACATCATCCGCAG GGACGACTTTGACCCGGCCCTTCTTCACCCCGGGTTCGAGCCTCCTCACTATGAGCTCTGCACCCTGCGCCGCGCCCCGTCCGGCGACCTGGCCGACGCCGCTCTGGCCGAGGACTTCGAGAAGTTCCACAAGCTCCGCCGCTCCTCCAGCAAGTGCATTCGCGACCACCACTGCGGCTCACAGCAGGGGAGCGCGCACGGCAGCGTCCACGGCAGCCGCAGCAACCTGAGCGTGAGGGACGCCACCATCGCCGCGGACGGGGGGGCGCTTATGCCCCCGCTGCCGCCGGGGATGGTGAACCAGCAGTCTCCACACCTCTCACATCACAACACACCAACAGGCCGACGCAGCATCGTGGTGATGAAACACAGCTACTCCCAGGATGGGGCAGACGGGtacaggggggaggaggacgacgagctGATGATGGATGATGGTCCCACCACCAGCCACCACCACATGCACCATCATCAGCTTCACCACGGAACGTCAGGGCTGGATCACGCTGTTCATCGTACACTGTCTAATGACTTCTAA
- the atpsckmt gene encoding ATP synthase subunit C lysine N-methyltransferase, whose protein sequence is MSQEGILLDPTPAGECKTGTGTGSSRRRVGLVVTGALGAALVALYAGAAPFLAPALRKVCLPFVPATAAQVENVLAALRRRSGPLVDIGSGDGRIVIAAAKRGFQASGFELNPWLVWFSRYKAWREGVHASTSFHMCDLWKVSFAQYSNVVIFGVPQMMQHLELKLERELPSAAKVVACRFPFPTWVPEHTAGEGIDTVWVYDAGTFKSRLREETKGTPEQEDTIQSHT, encoded by the exons ATGTCACAAGAAGGGATTTTACTTGACCCAACACCGGCGGGTGAGTGTAaaaccggcaccggcaccggcagcaGCAGACGCCGTGTCGGCCTCGTCGTCACCGGGGCGTTGGGGGCGGCGCTGGTCGCGCTTTACGCCGGGGCCGCGCCGTTCCTCGCTCCTGCCCTGAGAAAAGTCTGCCTCCCGTTCGTCCCCGCGACAGCAGCTCAGGTGGAGAACGTCCTCGCGGCGCTGCGGCGCAGATCGGGGCCGCTGGTGGACATCGGCAGTGGGGATGGACGGATC GTGATAGCGGCGGCCAAGCGTGGCTTCCAGGCGTCGGGCTTCGAGCTGAACCCGTGGCTCGTGTGGTTTTCACGCTACAAGGCCTGGAGAGAGGGGGTCCACGCATCAACGTCGTTCCACATGTGTGACCTGTGGAAG GTCAGTTTTGCTCAGTACTCCAACGTTGTCATTTTTGGAGTTCCCCAAATG ATGCAGCatctggagctgaagctggaacGGGAGCTACCGAGCGCAGCCAAGGTGGTGGCCTGTCGTTTCCCTTTCCCCACTTGGGTCCCTGAACACACCGCGGGAGAGGGAATAGACACTGTATGGGTGTACGATGCTGGGACCTTTAAATCACGCCTGCGAGAGGAAACTAAAGGAACACCAGAACAAGAGGACACGATACAGTCACACACCtaa